In candidate division WOR-3 bacterium, the following are encoded in one genomic region:
- the rpsA gene encoding 30S ribosomal protein S1: MNNYQSNPAPDTGEPNSLYDTSFPSYREGEIVTGTIIKRVQNAVLVDIGLKAEGILPLEEFRNPDEAVEGRKIQVYIDALENKDGFPVLSKKKADFQLAWEIIKQKSESGEPVKAVVLRRVKGGLAVDVFGLDAFLPGSQVDLRPVPNLDALVNQELEVKILSVNWHKKNIVVSRRALLEERQEALRRELLQRIQVGDIIEGTVKTVTEFGAFIDIGGVDALLHISDLAWVKVVHPSEVVQPGEKLKVKVLSADTNTGRITVGLKQLTPHPWEKVEEKYPIGSRVRGRVTTLAEYGAFVELEKGIEGLIHISEMSWTKSIHHPAQLLSVDQEVEAVVLNIDKENRRISLGLKQTQPDPWSLIDERYKVGQRVTGKVKSLKDFGAFVELEEGIEGLIHNQDISWTKRIKHPREELRKGQVVETIILEIDKENRKISLGLKQTQEDPFYKLSQELKEGDIVRARIVDIPKPGLVVALNYGIEGFVPLSQLARGGGKKVRENYQIGEELELKVLRIDLNNRRVALSEKALQPKPEEKEEEELPPERPLDRFTLEDHLRDFKDF; encoded by the coding sequence ATGAATAATTACCAGTCAAACCCGGCTCCGGATACCGGAGAACCCAACTCGCTTTACGACACCTCTTTCCCCAGTTATCGCGAGGGAGAAATTGTCACCGGCACGATCATCAAGCGGGTGCAGAATGCGGTGCTGGTGGACATCGGTCTGAAGGCGGAAGGAATTCTGCCGCTCGAGGAGTTCCGCAATCCCGATGAGGCGGTCGAAGGCAGAAAGATTCAGGTCTATATTGACGCTTTGGAAAACAAGGATGGATTCCCGGTCCTTTCCAAGAAAAAGGCCGACTTCCAGCTCGCCTGGGAGATCATCAAACAGAAGTCAGAAAGCGGTGAACCGGTGAAGGCGGTTGTGCTGCGCCGGGTCAAGGGCGGTCTGGCAGTGGATGTGTTCGGGCTCGACGCCTTTCTGCCCGGCTCGCAGGTTGACCTCCGGCCCGTTCCCAATCTCGATGCCCTGGTTAACCAGGAACTGGAGGTTAAAATCCTCTCCGTGAACTGGCACAAGAAAAATATCGTCGTTTCCCGCCGGGCACTGCTTGAGGAACGGCAGGAGGCGCTGCGCCGGGAACTCCTGCAGCGGATCCAGGTTGGCGACATCATTGAAGGAACGGTCAAGACCGTAACCGAATTCGGTGCCTTCATTGACATCGGCGGAGTTGACGCCCTGCTTCACATCTCCGATCTTGCCTGGGTCAAGGTAGTTCATCCCAGTGAAGTGGTGCAGCCGGGCGAAAAACTGAAGGTCAAGGTCCTCTCCGCTGACACCAATACCGGCCGGATTACCGTCGGCTTGAAACAGCTGACCCCGCACCCCTGGGAAAAGGTGGAGGAGAAGTATCCGATCGGCTCGCGCGTCCGGGGCCGGGTCACCACGCTCGCCGAATACGGTGCATTTGTGGAACTGGAAAAGGGAATTGAGGGACTGATTCATATCTCGGAAATGTCCTGGACCAAATCCATCCACCACCCGGCACAGCTGCTCTCGGTTGACCAGGAGGTGGAAGCGGTGGTACTTAACATTGACAAAGAGAACCGGCGGATTTCCCTCGGGCTCAAGCAGACTCAGCCTGACCCCTGGTCGCTGATTGATGAACGCTACAAGGTCGGCCAGCGGGTAACCGGCAAGGTCAAGTCGCTCAAGGATTTCGGGGCATTTGTCGAACTGGAGGAGGGAATTGAGGGGCTGATTCATAATCAGGACATCTCCTGGACCAAGCGCATCAAACACCCGCGCGAGGAGCTGCGCAAGGGCCAGGTCGTGGAGACAATCATTCTGGAAATTGACAAGGAAAACCGGAAGATCTCCCTGGGATTAAAGCAGACTCAGGAGGACCCGTTCTACAAGCTCAGCCAGGAGCTGAAGGAAGGGGATATTGTCCGGGCGCGGATTGTGGACATCCCGAAACCCGGGCTGGTGGTCGCCCTGAATTACGGAATTGAGGGGTTTGTGCCCTTGAGTCAGCTCGCCCGGGGTGGCGGTAAGAAGGTCCGGGAAAACTACCAGATCGGCGAGGAGCTGGAACTGAAGGTTTTGAGAATCGACCTCAACAACCGGCGCGTCGCTCTGAGCGAGAAAGCGCTCCAGCCCAAGCCGGAAGAAAAAGAGGAAGAGGAACTGCCGCCGGAACGGCCCCTAGACCGGTTTACACTTGAGGATCACCTCCGGGACTTCAAGGATTTTTAA
- the ispH gene encoding 4-hydroxy-3-methylbut-2-enyl diphosphate reductase, with product MPRILIARPTGFCFGVERALRLARNALRKYPRVWTYGELVHNPDVLRELKNEGIRIAARISAVRDGAIIIRAHGCPPEVLTQCRARGLEIIDATCPYVRRVQQVARQLAAEGYQVVVVGERNHPEVRAILAAAAPRASVYSPARRYPKSGRIGVVAQTTIGRDRLKAAVANLLDFGYTEIRVFNTICAEVTARQAAAVRLAKRVEAVVVVGGRNSANTTRLAEIIQPHCRRVVHITGPAEIDPAEWQGFCRIGIAAGASTPAKVVAEVARILRMSGGRKDE from the coding sequence ATGCCCCGCATCCTGATCGCCCGGCCGACCGGTTTCTGTTTCGGTGTCGAGCGGGCACTGCGGCTGGCAAGAAACGCATTAAGAAAATACCCCAGAGTCTGGACCTATGGCGAACTGGTCCATAACCCTGATGTCCTGCGCGAACTGAAAAACGAGGGCATCAGAATCGCTGCCCGCATCAGTGCGGTCCGGGATGGTGCCATTATCATCCGCGCCCATGGCTGCCCGCCGGAAGTGCTGACGCAATGCCGGGCTCGGGGACTGGAAATCATCGACGCCACCTGCCCCTATGTACGCCGGGTTCAGCAGGTGGCGCGCCAGCTGGCAGCGGAAGGCTATCAGGTGGTGGTTGTGGGCGAACGCAACCATCCCGAGGTCCGGGCGATCCTTGCTGCTGCCGCTCCCCGGGCGTCCGTCTATTCCCCCGCACGCCGGTACCCGAAGTCGGGCAGAATCGGCGTCGTTGCCCAGACGACCATCGGCCGGGACCGGCTCAAGGCAGCAGTTGCCAACCTGCTTGATTTTGGTTATACTGAAATCCGGGTCTTCAACACCATCTGTGCTGAAGTGACCGCCCGGCAGGCGGCAGCGGTCCGGCTTGCCAAGCGGGTCGAGGCGGTAGTCGTGGTTGGCGGTAGAAACAGTGCCAATACCACCCGCCTGGCGGAGATTATCCAGCCGCACTGCCGCCGGGTTGTGCATATCACCGGCCCGGCAGAAATCGATCCTGCTGAGTGGCAGGGGTTCTGCCGGATCGGGATCGCTGCGGGTGCGTCAACTCCGGCAAAGGTGGTGGCAGAAGTTGCCCGAATTTTAAGAATGTCAGGAGGACGAAAAGATGAATAA
- a CDS encoding lysophospholipid acyltransferase family protein, protein MKLRWRLAWSLTYPLARLLLRLRVSGRENLRMVRDRGVIIAANHTSNFDPLILGWAAAREIFFLAKEELFRYRPFAWLISSWNAIPVRRGGMDLTALRRCSQLLRHRQALVLFPEGTRSRSGKLGSFKPGVAMLAVRNSVPVIPCYIAGVDKSFISWCVDRDFVRQGLRTRPRQCVPITVQFGPPVMPEGFANTRTGYEQLTREILARVQTLAG, encoded by the coding sequence ATGAAACTCCGCTGGCGGCTCGCCTGGAGTCTCACCTACCCGCTTGCCCGGCTGCTGCTGCGCCTCCGGGTCTCAGGCCGGGAAAACCTCCGTATGGTAAGAGATCGCGGTGTAATAATTGCCGCCAATCACACCTCCAACTTCGATCCGCTCATACTCGGCTGGGCTGCCGCCCGGGAAATCTTCTTTCTCGCCAAGGAGGAGCTGTTCCGTTACCGCCCCTTCGCCTGGCTCATCTCCAGCTGGAATGCCATTCCGGTCCGGCGGGGCGGAATGGACCTTACCGCCCTCCGGCGCTGTTCGCAACTGCTCCGGCACCGCCAGGCACTGGTGCTCTTTCCGGAGGGTACCCGCAGTCGCAGCGGCAAACTGGGCAGTTTCAAACCCGGGGTGGCAATGCTGGCGGTCCGGAACTCGGTGCCGGTTATCCCCTGTTACATTGCGGGAGTTGACAAGTCCTTCATTTCCTGGTGCGTGGACCGGGACTTCGTCCGGCAGGGGCTGCGCACCCGTCCCCGGCAGTGTGTACCGATCACGGTGCAGTTTGGTCCACCCGTAATGCCCGAAGGATTTGCCAACACCCGGACCGGTTATGAACAGCTCACCCGGGAAATCCTGGCACGGGTCCAAACACTGGCAGGCTGA
- the cmk gene encoding (d)CMP kinase, translating to MKKNSAGFIIAIDGPAGAGKSTTARLVAQRLGFFHLDTGAMYRAITLKIIEAGIRLTNRRQLQQLLDSTQLDLKWKNDRLQVLLDKRDVTEAIRQPAVSALVSPVSAIRSVREKLVAEQRRLAAGRNVVCEGRDIGSVVFPHAQLKIYLDCDLKERARRRLAELKGKANLEQVRKNLAERDRIDSRRRHSPLRRVRDAILIDTTHLTIEEQVALVCALARRRLADPD from the coding sequence GTGAAAAAAAACTCTGCCGGCTTCATTATTGCCATTGATGGTCCTGCAGGTGCCGGCAAGTCTACCACCGCCCGGCTCGTTGCCCAGCGACTGGGCTTCTTTCATCTTGATACCGGTGCGATGTACCGGGCAATCACGCTGAAAATCATCGAGGCGGGAATCCGGCTCACCAACCGCCGCCAGCTCCAGCAACTGCTGGACAGCACCCAGCTGGACCTGAAATGGAAAAATGACCGGCTGCAGGTCCTGCTGGATAAACGGGATGTTACTGAAGCCATCCGGCAGCCAGCGGTGAGCGCGCTCGTCTCACCGGTGTCCGCGATCCGCTCGGTGCGGGAAAAACTGGTTGCCGAACAGCGCCGGCTGGCAGCAGGTAGAAATGTCGTCTGCGAAGGCCGGGACATCGGTAGTGTAGTTTTCCCGCATGCCCAGCTCAAGATCTATCTTGACTGTGATCTGAAAGAGCGGGCGCGGCGTCGGCTGGCAGAACTGAAGGGAAAGGCAAATCTGGAACAGGTACGGAAAAATCTCGCCGAGCGTGACCGGATTGACTCCCGCCGGCGGCACAGTCCGCTGCGCCGGGTCCGGGATGCAATTCTCATTGACACCACCCACCTCACAATTGAAGAACAGGTGGCGCTCGTCTGCGCCCTTGCCCGGCGTCGGCTGGCAGACCCGGACTGA
- a CDS encoding cyclic nucleotide-binding domain-containing protein: protein MDIKEFLKTIEGFERLEDSELERFARLGKLKSARAGEPVDVQGQPADRFYILVSGRLAVILTLDFGVAQQTYQIMTLGPGQMFAWSGLVGNQHYTAGSRTLTDCTFLEFEVTELERLFDQDPRLGYVLMRLVARTIASRLRHIQLQLAQQFALRESTE, encoded by the coding sequence ATGGACATCAAGGAGTTTCTGAAAACGATTGAAGGTTTTGAACGGTTGGAAGACAGCGAACTGGAACGGTTTGCCCGGCTCGGAAAGCTGAAATCTGCCCGTGCTGGTGAACCGGTTGATGTTCAGGGTCAGCCGGCAGACCGGTTCTACATCCTCGTCTCTGGAAGGCTGGCGGTTATTCTCACCCTTGACTTCGGTGTTGCCCAGCAGACCTATCAGATTATGACGCTGGGACCGGGACAGATGTTTGCCTGGTCCGGACTGGTTGGTAACCAGCACTACACCGCCGGCTCCCGAACGCTGACCGACTGTACCTTTCTGGAGTTTGAGGTCACCGAACTGGAAAGGCTTTTTGACCAGGACCCCCGGCTCGGCTATGTGCTCATGCGGCTTGTTGCCCGGACGATCGCCTCGCGCCTGCGCCACATCCAGCTGCAGCTTGCCCAGCAGTTTGCCCTCCGGGAATCAACCGAGTGA